Proteins found in one Miscanthus floridulus cultivar M001 chromosome 4, ASM1932011v1, whole genome shotgun sequence genomic segment:
- the LOC136548602 gene encoding uncharacterized protein has translation MTTYIKSINRKVWKVVETNIEVDNLENSTAGEEVLLQNNDIALSAIHDVVDERTFEHIKNIEMAHEAWKKLDESFEGTQAVKGAKAYIFKEKFASFKMKNDESVLEIYDDEKKEKNKENKDDKKDEKKSVEFKAASSLGKAKQKTSSEDECSSFDEDDDEKMALFVKKFGKFMMKKSYRARRKKSSSKNNDDQRRKSSKKKALTSIAINEKPSLFDTLLTCFMAKVTKVKSDDERSGSDSESDDKDEPSNKDEPSKDELFDMLEHARTHLDIKRRECKDLRKELRALKQTFNELNASHERLEEAHEKLGKAHKNLEKAHSTLLEQNEKEHVVSCDVGLACDIIDNLSTSILLLLPLTLLVALPLLPHLVVMVHL, from the exons atgaccacctacatcaagtcaatcaatagaaaggtgtggaaggtggtggagaccaataTTGAGGTTGACAATCTGGAGAATTCCACCGCGGGCGAAGAAGTGTTGcttcaaaacaatgacattgctcttagtgccattcatgatgtcgtggatgagagaacatttgagcatatcaagaatattgagatggctcatgaggcatggaagaaattggatgaatcatttgagggcactcaagcggtGAAGGGTGCCAAAGCATATATattcaaggagaagtttgcaagtttcaagatgaagaatgatgagagtgtgctggagat atatgatgatgagaaaaaagaaaagaacaaggagaataaagatgacaagaaggatgagaagaaaagTGTGGAATTCAAAGCCGCATCCTCcttgggcaaggcaaagcaaaaaacatcaagtgaagatgagtgCTCAAGctttgatgaagatgatgatgagaagatggctctctttgtgaagaagtttggcaaattcatgatgaagaagagctatcgtgctagaaggaagaagtcatcatccaagaacaacgATGACCAaaggag gaagtcaagcaagaagaaggctcttacaagcattgctatcaatgagaagccttcgcTCTTTGACACTCTATtgacatgcttcatggctaaggtcaCTAAGGTAAAATCTGATGATGAGCGTAGTGGAAGCGATAGTGAGAGCGACGATAAGGATGAACCATCTAATAAGGATGAACCATCTAAGGATGAGCTCTTTGATATGTTAGAACATGCTCGGACGCATTtagacattaagagaagggaatgcaaagacttgcgtaaggaactaagaGCCCTTAAGCAAACCtttaatgagctcaatgcatctcatgagaggctagaagaagcccatgagaagctcggcaaagctcacaagaatcttgaaaaggctcattccactcttcttgagcaaaatgagaaggagcatgttgtatcatgtgatgtaggcttagcTTGTGATATTATTGATAATCTTTCTACAAGcatattgttgttgctcccactaacccttcttgtagcacttccacttctacctcatctagtagtgatggttcacttgtga